The Fundidesulfovibrio magnetotacticus genome contains the following window.
ACAGGCCATGCGCGCTGTGAACGTCGTCGGCTTCAAGGACACGGGCAAGACCACCCTGGCGGCCGGGCTGCTGGAAGGGCTCACGGCCCTGGGGCTGGCCCCGGCGGCGCTCAAGTTCACCCATCAGGCGGGCCTGGACAAGCAGGGCACCGACACGGCCAAGCTGCTCTCCCGGGCCGTGGCCTCGGCCGCCATCGGCGAGGCCGAGTCCGCGGTGTTCTGGCGGGAGAAGAAGCACCTGCGCGACATGCTGGCGCTGCTGGGCAGCCGGACCGTGGTGGTGGAGGGCGGCAAGGACCTGGGCGTGATGCCGCGCATCGTCATCGCGGCCGATCAGGCCCAGGCGCGGCAACTGGGCGCGGGGGAGGGCGGTCTGGCCCTTGCCGTGTACGGCCCCGAGGGCGTGGACGGCGTGCCTGCCGAACGCGACGTCGCCAAGCTCGCCCGTCTCGCGGCCGAGCGCGGCTTCCTGCTGCCCGGGCTGGACTGCGGAGGCTGCGGGCGGGCCTCCTGCCGCGAGCTGGCCGTGGAGATCGTGGCCGGCCGAGCCGCGCCCGAGGACTGTACGGCCCAGGGAGGAGAGATTTCGGTGACCATGAACGGCGTGCCCCTGGGGCTAAACCCCTTCGTGGCGCGCATGCTGAAGGCTGGCCTCGCGGGCATGTTGCGCGAACTCAAGGGCTTCACCCCGGGCGAGACGGTGATCACCCTCAAGCTCTGAAGCCTCCCGGGCGGCGCGACGCCCGATTGCACCGGCTTCTTCTTGTGTTCGCGGCTTCAGGAGTGTAATGCTGTGCACAACGGTTGAACCAGCACACGCCAGGAGCCGGCCATGGACCCTTCCGACTGCCCGCCCGTACCGGTTGGACCGGGCCACGCCCAGGAACAGCACCTGGCGCGGCTGGACATCGTGTCCCGGCGCATCGTCGACAAGCTCGACAACTACAAGGCCTACAATTTCACGCAGCTCCAGAGCGTGGCCCTGAACATCTTCTTCGACCTGGCCCAGGAGTTCACCAAGGTCGAGGACGTGTACGCCCTCTGTGTCATGATCCCCAAGACGCTCTTCAACCTGGAATGCACCCTCTACGTCATCGACGGCCAGAACGACGTGCTGAGCTGTTGCGCCTCCCACTGCCCCGCCCACGACGGCGAGATCCGTTTCGCCCAGGAACCCGTGGTGAAGGAAGGGCACCTGCGCATCCCCATCAAGGGCAACCGGGAACTGCTCTCCCAGCTTCCTTTCAAGCCCCAGGGCGACTCCATCGGCATGTTGGAGATCTTCCCCGCAGACACCCTCACCGAGCACGACCGGCTCTTCTGGGGGCGCTACGCCAACCGCATCGGCTTCCAGCTGCACAACCGCTTCATAAGCTTGAAGAACAAGGAACACGTCCAGTTCATCCGCAACCTCGTGAAGGACATCGGGCACAACGTCATCGTGCCCAACATGTTCTTCAAACTCTTCTACAAGCGGCTGGAGGCGCGCATCGGTCTCATCCGCTCCTACCAGGAGAAGTTCCACGGGCTCATGGAGCATTGCCTCAAGCTGGACAAGAGCCTTGCACTCGATTTTTCCCGTCTTGAGCAGGATGTCGAATATTTCTACAACGCCATTCTCAATCAGTACAAAGAGATATTCAGCCACTACCAGAACACGAGCCTCTTCCTGGAGACGCTGCTGCGCTCCAGCCACTTCGAGGCCGGGCGCTACGTGCTGGAAAAGCGCAAGTGCAATTTCAAGAGCCAGGTGATCGACCCCCAGGTGGAGCGCTACCGCGCCCGCCTGGAGGAGCGCGGCATCGAGATCGACACCTCCATGGGCGGCGTGCCCGACCAGGAGATCGAGGTGGTGGCCGACATGGGGCTCATCTCCCAGGTGTACGCCAACCTCTTCTCCAACGTGGTCAAGTACACCCGCGAGGTGGACGACGGTACCGGGCGCAAGCGCAAGTTCATGTCCTACGGCTGGCAGGTGCTCAAGAACCATTTCGCCCCGGGGCGCGACGGCATCAAGTTCAACGTGTTCAGCTCGGGCCAGCCCATCGCGCCCGTGCAGGCCGGACAGCTCTTCTCCGAGGGCTTCCGGGGCGAGAACTCGCAGGGCGAGCACGGAACGGGCCACGGCCTCTACTTCATCCGCGAGGTGGTGGCCCTGCACGGCGGCGAGTCCGGCTACGAGCCCACGCCCCAGGGCAACAATTTCTACTTCGTCCTGCCCGTGCGGCCCCACTCCGGCGACGATTTCCGCAACGACTGACCCCGCGCCGGGCGTTTCGCCCGGCCGCCCGACGGACCCATCCCCATGCCCCGAAGCTACCTCGACGACGTGCGCAGGCCCGGCCAGACGGTCAATCCCCTCTTCGCCTTCCTGGGCGTGAAACCCGTGGCCCTGGAGCGCGAGCGCGCCGTGCTGGAGCTGCCCTTCCGGCCCGAGTTCGTGCAGGGCGGCGGCGTGATGGCCGGCGGGCTCCTGGCCGCGCTGGCCGACGAGGCCATGGCCCACGTGGTGCTGGCGAACCTGGAGCCGGGACGGCGCACCGCCACGGTGGAGATGAGCGTTCGCTACTTTCGCCCCGTGCTAGAGGGCGCGCTCACGGCCACGGCGGAGCTTGTCCACGCGGGGCGGCGCATCGTGAGCGTGGAGGCCCAGGTGCGCGACGCGGCCGGACGCCTTGCGGCCAAGGCTTCGGGATCGTTCTTCATCTTGGAACCCAAGGCCCCTTGACGTGAAGAAGCCCCCGTCCTTGCAGGGCGGGGGCCGGTTTCACGGGAGGGTCAGGCGGGAGGTCTCCGACGGGTCAGGCCGGGAAGCCGTCCTCGGCGGGGGCGGGGCGGTTGCGCTTGGGAGGCTCGCCCCAGCGCAGCACCAGCACCGAGCAGAAGGCGTGGGTCACCACCTTGCTGGCCACGCTGCCGATCAGGAAACGGTCCAGGCCGGACTTGGCCCGGCTGCCCATGACGATCACGTCCGGGTGCTCCTCCTCGGCCAACGCGAGGATGGCGTCGGCCGCCGAGGGTCCTTCTTCCAGCACGGCGCGCGCCGCCACCCCGGTGTCCCTGGCCCTGGCCAGGGCCAGGTCCAGGACCTTGCGGCCCTCGGAGCGCAACATGTCCTGGAAGTCGGTGGAGACGCCCTCCCCGAAGTCGATGAAGTCCTCCACCACGGTGACGAAGACCAGTTCGGCCTTCTGCCACGTGGCCAGCTCCAGGGCGTTTTCGAGCACCCTGGGGGCCTGGTCGGAACGATCGAGGCAAGCGAGCACTTTCATGGCGGGCCTCCTCCCGGCCTGGGCCGGGGGTTTATGGGCTCCGGCCCACACCGGGCCGGTTCGCTTGCGGGGGCGCGGCGCGTCTATTCGGACCAGTCGGCCAGTTCCCGGGCGAGCCTTTCGGCAAGCTCTTCCAGCGGGCGGTCCGGGGCCACCAGGTGGGCGCAGGCCAGGTAGTAGGGTTCGCGCTCGCGCACGGTCTTGCGCACTTCGTCCTCGAGGTTGAGGTCGGTCAGGGCGGGGCGCTGGGCGGGCTTGAGTTCCGCCATGAGGCGTTCCACGACTTTTTCGGGGTCGGCCTGGAGGTAGACCACCACGCCCTCGGCCAGGATTTCCCGGTTGCGCGCCTTGAGCGTGGCCCCGCCGCCAGTGGCAACCACGTGGCCCGGGGTCGCGGCCACGGCGGCCAGCACGGTGGTCTCCAGCTCCCGGAAACTGTCCCAGCCCTCGGATTCCACCACGTCGGCGATGGTGCGTCCGGTGGTCTCCACGAATTCGTCGTCCAGGTCCACGAAGGGTCGGCCCAGGGACTGGGCCAGCATCCGGCCCACGGTGGTCTTGCCGCAGGCTCGCGGACCCACGAGATAGATGTTCTTTTCTTCGGAAACGGCCATGCGCTCCTCCCTCTCCATGCTATAACACCGCCGCCCTTGCATGCCAAGCCGCGCGGGGCTAATGGTCCGGCGCCGGGAGGATTTATGCTGAACAACCTTGGAGTGGTGCTGTTTCGCCCGAAATTTTCCGAGAACGTGGGGAGCGCCGCGCGGGCCATGGCCAACATGGGCTGCCGGGACCTTGTGCTGGTGGACCCCCAGGACTTCGATCCGGGCCGCGCGCGCGCCCTGGCCACGGCCAAGGGGCAGGAGATCCTGGAGACCATGCGCGTGGTCCCGGACCTGGCCCAGGCCCTGGCCCCCTACGAGGCCGTCTACGGCACCACGGCCCGCACGGGCGGATGGCGCAAGGGCCTGCTCACGGCCGAGACGGCCGCGCGCCGGGGCGTGGAGACCCTGCGCCAGGGCGGACGCGTGGCCCTGCTCTTCGGCCCCGAGGACAAGGGCCTGACCAACGACGAAACCAAGGTCTGCTCACGCCTGGTGACCATCCCCACCGACGCCGAGGCCACCTCGCTCAACCTGGCCCAGGCGGCGCTCCTGGTGCTCTACGAGTTCCTGAAGGCCTCCCGGGCCACGCCCGCACCGGCGGCCTTCGAGCCTGGATCGCGCCAGGCGACCTTCGACGAGCGCGAGTCCCTTTTCGCGGCCCTGCGCGAGACGCTCCTGGCCGTGGACTTCCTCAAGGCCGACAACCCCGACTACTGGATGCTCCCCGTGCGCTCCTTCGTGGAACGCATCCGCCTGAAGCGCGCGGAGTTCAACCTGCTCATGGGCGTGTGCCGACAGGTGCGCTGGGCCGTGGGCCAGCGGGACAAGGCCCAGCCCGGGCAGGGCCGGGACGGGCAGGGCGCGGCCTAGCCCCCCAGGGCCTCCACGCGCCGGAAGTATTCCTCCCGGCAGAAGTTCTCCACCTCCAGGAGCGTGGCGAAGGGCGTGCGGAAGTCCTCTTCCCCCACGGCGAAGAGGCCGTGCCCGTGCACGATCACGCCCGGGCGGCCCTTCATGGCCGGGGGCAGGGTGTTCACCAGCCCCTTCGGCCCCGTGCCCACCTCGCCCGGCACCACGGGCACGTCCGCCACGAAGCGCTCCTCGGAGCATTCCACGTGGCAGCGGCCGCGCGCGGGGCAGTCCGGCTTGGGGCAGTCCATGGAGAGGATCACCGCGAAGCGCGGGTGTCCGTGCAGGATGGCCCGGCCCCCGGCCCCCAGGATCACCCCCTGGTGGGCCATGAGCTCCGAGGAGGCCGTGAGCCCCGCGCAGGAAGAGCCGTCCAGGGGGCAAGGGTCCACGCAGTCGGCCAGTTCGTCCAGGGAGGAGCCGGTCTGGCTGATGTGCAGCACGTCGTCCAGGCAGTAGGAGATGTTGCCGAAGAAGGAGTCCACCAACCCGTAGTCCACGGTGGCCTTGCCCGCCTGGACGATGGCGCGCAGCGCGGCCTCGGGCGTGGCGAAGGGGCCTTTGTCCAGGTCGGGCAGGTCGCGGCGCAGGGCGGGCAGGTGCTCCCGGACCTTGCGGAAGGCCTGGCGGTAGCCCTCGTCAAGCGCACCGGCGCGGGCGAGGTCCAGGTAGTCGGCGAAGAACTTCACGAAGCAGGCGAAGCAGACCGAACAGGCGCTCACGAAGGCCTGCTCCGGGCTCACCACGCCGTGGGCCGCCACGCCCCGGCCGGGCACGATCACGGACTTGCGCCGCCGCAGGGCCAGGGCCAGGGCCTCGGCCGTGAACTCCCGGGCCACGGGCAGGTCGTGGAAGAAGGTGCGGGTCTCGCAGTCGCTGGGCCGGATGGAGCCCCCGGACCGCCCGGCCAGGAAGTCCACCAGGGTGGCGTAGGGCTCGGCCAGGGGCAGGAAGAGCAGGGAGTTGATGCTCATCAGCTCGAACACTCTGGCCAGCACCGGGGCCTCGGGGGCCTCGCGGCTGAAGACCAATTGGTCGTCCAGGGCGGCCAGCAGGGGCTGCCCGGGCAGGGTGAGGCGCGCGGCCGCAAGCTTGGCGGCGTACTTGTCCAGCAGGCGTTTCATGAAGACTCCGGCGCGGCGTGGGGCCGCGAGGGGTTGCGGCTAGGCGGCCACCCGGTTGCGGCCTTCCCGTTTGGCCCGGTAGAGGCGTTCGTCGGCGGCCTTGCAGACCTCTTCGGCGTCCTGGCCGTCGGGGCCGAACTGGGCCGCGCCGATGCTCACGGTGAGGCGCGGCGACCCGCCGCCGGAGCGCACGTCCAGGCGTTCCACGGCCAGGCGCAGGCGCTCGGCCGTGTGGGCCGCCTCGGGGAGCGCCGCGCCCGGCAGCACCGCCAGGAACTCCTCTCCGCCCAGGCGGCCGAAGAGGTCGTGGGCGCGCAGACCGGCATGCACGCATCCGGCGAAGGCCACCAGGGCCGCGTCCCCGGCCTGATGGCCGAAGGTGTCGTTGATGCGCTTGAAGTGGTCCAGGTCCATGGAGAGCACGGAAAGGGGCGCCCCGGTGCGGCGCGCCCGCGAGACCTCGACATCCAGGCGGGCCAGGAGGTCCCGGCGGTTGCTCACGCCGGTGAGGGGGTCGGTGGCGGCCAGGTTCTCCAACTGTTCGTTGGCGGTCTTCAGGCGCTCCAGGGCGCACAGGGCGGTCTGGTTGGCCGCCTCGAGGCGGCGCATGATCTCCTCTTGCCCGTAGATGCCAGAAAGGGTGCGCGTGGTCAGGAAGGCCCGCGCAACGCCGTGGCTGAGCACCACGAAGCCCGTGCCGAACACGGCGTGGGCCATCCACCACTGGTGGTTCCAGGGCCGGGCCAGCAGGAAGCCCAGGGAGGCCTGGGCGAAGAAGGCCAGGGAGAGGCAGTAGAGCTGCATCATGGGCGAGCGCAGGCCCCGGCGCACGATGAGGACGATGCTCGAAAGGTAGCACGCCATGGCGCAGACCTCCACGGCCTGCAACAGGAGCCTGCCCCCGGGGAGGGAGCGGCCCAGCGCGTCGAGCAGCAGATCGAGCAGGGCGAAACCCGCCAGCCAGCCGCCCCAGAAGAGCAGGCCGCCGCGTCGCTCCGGGGGATCGGCCGGTTCGCCGTAGACCAGCAGGCCCTTGAGCAACAGACCCGCCATCACCAGTCGGGCCACCGGCCCGTAGATCAGGAAGAGGGCCATGTGGTGCGAGGAGGCCCGGGTGTAGACGCCGTGCAGGGCGTACACCGCCGTGAAGCCCAGGAAGGCCAGGGCCAGCCAGCGCAGCACCGGCTCGCCGGAGGCGCGGTGGCACAGCCACGTTACAAGGCTGACGAAGGCGCTGGTGGCGATGGCCAGGGCGATGGCCAGCTCGTGGACGGCGTGGCTGTCGAAGAGCAGGTCCGGGTCCTGGAACCATTGGAGATAGAGCACGGCCGCCAGGGGCGCGAGGGCCAGGCTGACGGCCAGCATGCGAAGATAGAGCCGGGTGAGCCGTTCCATGAGGACACCGGCGCCGGGGAAACCGCTTGCGGGCATGGGCACTCCTTGCGGTGGTATTCCGACCGGCATGATCGTGTATTTCGAGGCGGAAGGAAACAGGAAATATTCCTTGCGCTGGATTATTTCCGCAATAAGGAGCGAGCGGAGTCCAAAAAGCGTTCGTAGCTCTCCTCCAGACCCAGCTGCCGGGCCTTCTCGGGGGTGGGCAGGCCCTCGGGGGTGAGGCCGCGCACGGCGTAGTATTTGGCCCGGGCTTCCAGGAACTCCTCGCGGGGCACGGGGCGGATGTCCGGGCCCAGCCCCCCCTGGCCGGGGGGGGCGAAGAAGCGGCCGGGGATGTCGTCGTGGACGCTGTTGAAGCCCAGCCGGGCGTTGAGGATGCGCTCCCGGTAGTAGATGCGCTCGCCCCTGGCCAGCAGGGAGTGGGCCGTGTAGGGCTCGCCCGTGGCGGCCTGGAGGGCGGCGGCGTACTCCTCCAGGGAGGCCGCGAAGAAGATGAACTTGCAGGCCGTGAGGGAATCCACCATGGCCCCGGCGTCTTCGGAAATCTTGATGATGCGCGCCTTGCCCTGGAAGCTGAAGCGGTCCGTGGCCACGGGTTTGCGCAGGATCTCGTGGCTCACGGGGTAGGCGCGCAGGTGGCAGCCGCCGCGCGTGGAGAGGGCGTAGGCCAGGCCCATGCCGTAGGCCCCCCGCGGGTCGTAGGCGGGCAGCTCCATGCCCTTGACGGCCATGGCCGCCTCCGGCCGCCCCGCCCCGGCGGCGTAGCGGGCAGCGCCCAGGGCCAGCAGGGGTTCGCGCCCTCGTCCGATGGCCTCGATGGTCTCCAGCACGTCCCGGGGCGTGGGGCGCTTCCCTTCGATCTCCGCACGGCAGGCCAGGGTGACGGCCGTGGAGATGGTGTCCATGCCCAGGTCGTTGCACAGGGCGTTGGCGGCCACCACGAGCTCCATGTCCGTGAGGCCCAGAAGGGCGGTGAAGTGGGACATGGTCTCGAATTCGGGCATGGAGCGGCCGTCGGCCGCCACCTTCTTGCACTGGATGTGGCAGCCCTTGCAGCCGTGCTTCGTGGTGCGGAAGGCCTCCTTGAAACGCACGGCGTTGAGCTGCGGGGCATGCTCGAAGCGGGAGGCCCGGAAGTTGTCGGTGGGCATCATGCGCCGCGAGTCCATGAGGTCGTAGAGCGCGCCCGTGCCGAAGCAGGAGAAGCCGTGCCCGCCCGAGAGCACCGGCGAGGCCGCCACCAGCCGGAAGATGTCCTCCCTGGCCTTCTTGAGCGCCGCCGGGTCGGCCACGGACACCCGGCCGACGCCCGACACGGCCAGGTACTTGAGGTTCTTGGCCGCCAGGCAAAGCCCCAGGCCGCCGCGCCCAAAGGCGTGGTGTTCGTCCACCATCACCGAGGAGAAGAGCACCCCGTTCTCGGCCGCCGGACCGGTCACGGCCAGCGATCCCTTGGGGTCCACGGCCGAGCGGACCTCGCCGCGCGTTGCCCCGGCCAGGGCCGAGGCGTCCGCCACGCGGGCCTGGCCTTCCTCCACCACCAAGCCCACGGGGCGCTCGGAGCGGCCCGTGAACACGATGCCGTCCAGCCCGGCCTTCTTGAGCTGCGTTCCCAGGCTGCCGCCCACGGAGGCGTCGCAGAAGGCCCCCGTGAGGGGCGAGCGCGAGGCCATGCAGGCCCGCCCGGACGTGGGGGCCACCGTGGCCGTGAGCGGCCCGGCGAAGAGGCACACGGGCATGTCCGGGTGGTCCCAGGGCAGGTGGACGTAAGGGTCGAGAAAACGTCCGGCCAGGCCCCTGCCGCCGATGTCCTGCCGGGCGGCCTCGGGGTCCAGGGGTTCGCGGACGGCGCTCCCCGTGGAGAGGTCCACCCGCAAGACGTTTCCCATCCATCCGTTCATGGGGCCGGTTGATACGCGCCAGCCGGGAAGCGGGCAACCCCAAAATTGTCGCGCCCCGGCAAGTGGGCACGCCTAAAGTTCCGGGTCCGCTCGGCCGATAACGCGGCTGGAGACACCCCATGAACATCGGCCCGCTGAGCGGTTCGCTCTTCGGGGCGGCGACGCCCGTCCGCCCGTACATCCCCCTCAAGACCGGGGCCGTGGAGGCCTTTGCCGACGAGATCGCCCGGCGCGCCTCCCAGACGCCCGCGGCCGAGGGGGCCGAACGGAGCGTGGGCGGCGAGGGGCTCTCCAGCGCCGTGGAGGACGCCGTGGACTACGTTCGCGAGCGCCACGGCGACCAGGCCGCCCGGGCCGTGATGGGCATCGTGCTCTCGCGCGCGGGCGACGGCCCCGTCAGCGAGGACGCCCTGGGCCAGGGCTTCGTGGACGCCCTTGAGTTCATCGACCGCCAGTTCGGCGTCGCATCCGGCGACCAGGCCATCGCCCGCTTCAACGGCGCGCTCAACAAGGCCATCAACGGCTTCTACCAGAACGGCCACGAAGAATCCTTCATGGTCCAGGGCGCGGAACAGGCCTCCCAGGGCGTGGCCGTGGCCACCAACATCGCCGTCTCGGGGCTGGCCGGGAACTTCGCGGACCAGCAGGACGACCAGGATTCCTCGCTCCTGGAACAGGCCCTGGAGAACACCGAGGCCTTCCTGGCCGCCGGGAAGGAAGAGGAATACCCCCTCACGCCCGGCGGGACCGATCCCCTCGATGCGGCCCTGGATGCCTCCCCGGCCTCCGCCGCCGGGACCACGGGGCTGGGCCTCGCCCGGCTTGCCTCGCGCAGCCTGTCCGCCTACGCCGGACGCTCCGGCCTCGCCCCGGGGCTGGTGCTCGACGCCTCGGCCTGATTCCCCCCTAAAGCATTTCCAGAAACCGACGATAGGCCTTGCAAGGGAGAGGAGATTGCGGTGCGGACCCGCGCCTACGGGCAGTCCGCGCCGCAATCGGCGGACGAGTGCGTCCGCCGCATCCAGACCAAACGAGGTTCGCCATGCAAGCCGCCAGGACAGACGCTCTCCCCGCCCCGCTGCGCACCGCTCTCGTGGTTTCGGCCAGCGAGGGACACGCCAGGGTCGACAGGATCAGTTTGAAGAACGCCCGCATCCCCATCTCGCGCGCCGTGAAGAGCGGCAAGGCGGCCGTCGCCCACCTGCTCAAGCACGGGGCCGACGTGGTGCTGGTTGACGACGTGCTCGAGGACGGCTCCGGCTGGGACTTCGTGCGCTTCCTGCGCTCCGACGCGCGCCTGCGCCAGTTCCCGGTGATCCTCGTGAGTTCCACGGGCGAGCGCGAGAACGTGGTGCGCGCCATCCGCATGGGCTGCTCGGGCTATCTGGTGCGCCCCTACACCCTGGACACCTTTTTCCGCCATCTGGCCCTGGCCGGACAGAACCGGAGCTACCTGGGCCAGGCCATGGGCGAAGCGGCCGAGGGCCTGGACCTGGCCGAGGAAGGGCGCGCCGCCGAGGCCCTGCCCCTGCTGGAAGAGGCCGTGGAGAACCCCCGCCAGGCCCGAGCCCTCTACGAGCAGGGAATGCG
Protein-coding sequences here:
- a CDS encoding RNA methyltransferase; translation: MLNNLGVVLFRPKFSENVGSAARAMANMGCRDLVLVDPQDFDPGRARALATAKGQEILETMRVVPDLAQALAPYEAVYGTTARTGGWRKGLLTAETAARRGVETLRQGGRVALLFGPEDKGLTNDETKVCSRLVTIPTDAEATSLNLAQAALLVLYEFLKASRATPAPAAFEPGSRQATFDERESLFAALRETLLAVDFLKADNPDYWMLPVRSFVERIRLKRAEFNLLMGVCRQVRWAVGQRDKAQPGQGRDGQGAA
- a CDS encoding sensor histidine kinase translates to MDPSDCPPVPVGPGHAQEQHLARLDIVSRRIVDKLDNYKAYNFTQLQSVALNIFFDLAQEFTKVEDVYALCVMIPKTLFNLECTLYVIDGQNDVLSCCASHCPAHDGEIRFAQEPVVKEGHLRIPIKGNRELLSQLPFKPQGDSIGMLEIFPADTLTEHDRLFWGRYANRIGFQLHNRFISLKNKEHVQFIRNLVKDIGHNVIVPNMFFKLFYKRLEARIGLIRSYQEKFHGLMEHCLKLDKSLALDFSRLEQDVEYFYNAILNQYKEIFSHYQNTSLFLETLLRSSHFEAGRYVLEKRKCNFKSQVIDPQVERYRARLEERGIEIDTSMGGVPDQEIEVVADMGLISQVYANLFSNVVKYTREVDDGTGRKRKFMSYGWQVLKNHFAPGRDGIKFNVFSSGQPIAPVQAGQLFSEGFRGENSQGEHGTGHGLYFIREVVALHGGESGYEPTPQGNNFYFVLPVRPHSGDDFRND
- the aroL gene encoding shikimate kinase AroL → MAVSEEKNIYLVGPRACGKTTVGRMLAQSLGRPFVDLDDEFVETTGRTIADVVESEGWDSFRELETTVLAAVAATPGHVVATGGGATLKARNREILAEGVVVYLQADPEKVVERLMAELKPAQRPALTDLNLEDEVRKTVREREPYYLACAHLVAPDRPLEELAERLARELADWSE
- a CDS encoding PaaI family thioesterase, which produces MPRSYLDDVRRPGQTVNPLFAFLGVKPVALERERAVLELPFRPEFVQGGGVMAGGLLAALADEAMAHVVLANLEPGRRTATVEMSVRYFRPVLEGALTATAELVHAGRRIVSVEAQVRDAAGRLAAKASGSFFILEPKAP
- a CDS encoding class II aldolase/adducin family protein, coding for MKRLLDKYAAKLAAARLTLPGQPLLAALDDQLVFSREAPEAPVLARVFELMSINSLLFLPLAEPYATLVDFLAGRSGGSIRPSDCETRTFFHDLPVAREFTAEALALALRRRKSVIVPGRGVAAHGVVSPEQAFVSACSVCFACFVKFFADYLDLARAGALDEGYRQAFRKVREHLPALRRDLPDLDKGPFATPEAALRAIVQAGKATVDYGLVDSFFGNISYCLDDVLHISQTGSSLDELADCVDPCPLDGSSCAGLTASSELMAHQGVILGAGGRAILHGHPRFAVILSMDCPKPDCPARGRCHVECSEERFVADVPVVPGEVGTGPKGLVNTLPPAMKGRPGVIVHGHGLFAVGEEDFRTPFATLLEVENFCREEYFRRVEALGG
- a CDS encoding GGDEF domain-containing protein, which codes for MPASGFPGAGVLMERLTRLYLRMLAVSLALAPLAAVLYLQWFQDPDLLFDSHAVHELAIALAIATSAFVSLVTWLCHRASGEPVLRWLALAFLGFTAVYALHGVYTRASSHHMALFLIYGPVARLVMAGLLLKGLLVYGEPADPPERRGGLLFWGGWLAGFALLDLLLDALGRSLPGGRLLLQAVEVCAMACYLSSIVLIVRRGLRSPMMQLYCLSLAFFAQASLGFLLARPWNHQWWMAHAVFGTGFVVLSHGVARAFLTTRTLSGIYGQEEIMRRLEAANQTALCALERLKTANEQLENLAATDPLTGVSNRRDLLARLDVEVSRARRTGAPLSVLSMDLDHFKRINDTFGHQAGDAALVAFAGCVHAGLRAHDLFGRLGGEEFLAVLPGAALPEAAHTAERLRLAVERLDVRSGGGSPRLTVSIGAAQFGPDGQDAEEVCKAADERLYRAKREGRNRVAA
- a CDS encoding molybdopterin-guanine dinucleotide biosynthesis protein MobB — protein: MRAVNVVGFKDTGKTTLAAGLLEGLTALGLAPAALKFTHQAGLDKQGTDTAKLLSRAVASAAIGEAESAVFWREKKHLRDMLALLGSRTVVVEGGKDLGVMPRIVIAADQAQARQLGAGEGGLALAVYGPEGVDGVPAERDVAKLARLAAERGFLLPGLDCGGCGRASCRELAVEIVAGRAAPEDCTAQGGEISVTMNGVPLGLNPFVARMLKAGLAGMLRELKGFTPGETVITLKL
- a CDS encoding aldehyde ferredoxin oxidoreductase family protein; translation: MGNVLRVDLSTGSAVREPLDPEAARQDIGGRGLAGRFLDPYVHLPWDHPDMPVCLFAGPLTATVAPTSGRACMASRSPLTGAFCDASVGGSLGTQLKKAGLDGIVFTGRSERPVGLVVEEGQARVADASALAGATRGEVRSAVDPKGSLAVTGPAAENGVLFSSVMVDEHHAFGRGGLGLCLAAKNLKYLAVSGVGRVSVADPAALKKAREDIFRLVAASPVLSGGHGFSCFGTGALYDLMDSRRMMPTDNFRASRFEHAPQLNAVRFKEAFRTTKHGCKGCHIQCKKVAADGRSMPEFETMSHFTALLGLTDMELVVAANALCNDLGMDTISTAVTLACRAEIEGKRPTPRDVLETIEAIGRGREPLLALGAARYAAGAGRPEAAMAVKGMELPAYDPRGAYGMGLAYALSTRGGCHLRAYPVSHEILRKPVATDRFSFQGKARIIKISEDAGAMVDSLTACKFIFFAASLEEYAAALQAATGEPYTAHSLLARGERIYYRERILNARLGFNSVHDDIPGRFFAPPGQGGLGPDIRPVPREEFLEARAKYYAVRGLTPEGLPTPEKARQLGLEESYERFLDSARSLLRK
- a CDS encoding universal stress protein, encoding MKVLACLDRSDQAPRVLENALELATWQKAELVFVTVVEDFIDFGEGVSTDFQDMLRSEGRKVLDLALARARDTGVAARAVLEEGPSAADAILALAEEEHPDVIVMGSRAKSGLDRFLIGSVASKVVTHAFCSVLVLRWGEPPKRNRPAPAEDGFPA